Proteins encoded together in one Anopheles darlingi chromosome 3, idAnoDarlMG_H_01, whole genome shotgun sequence window:
- the LOC125953907 gene encoding exocyst complex component 7: MSTLENTLQIEIKLEKEKTNQALLKDHVEKYSELTQSMSKILNSFEQRLGKLEQTILPVYNITKNLQKQQQNLDSTLQYMEQVLSHYDASQDVCNLIHQGPSEGNIGSFLDGLNKLKKAKDYFLNNNPQSVELENVTSLFNNGCETLNNHFKSLLKKHNAPLKPVDLLDMIYIEEDSSNEDCPSIKQLPQNTREELNVIAQWLDNNLRREYVQIFGDERSEVIMRSLQNLKDHQKSGSWGNEPLKVRHSYGRPESGAKKTTSARLQQIFERKANKMLMKASQTLGQSAGLAMRKNSSFGDILAAEEYGNDNDQEMEKYLVLLLGLQKLLVWERQLLNDIIPTSRHNEVFSRLSQPSIEMVVKDAEQITSKVLRSISRKEWSAALGIFSALKHVQLLQPDIDRICDATQKQQLSGVLNRLQQTASKGLEQFIESVRNDAGGGGMVSMTSSTISYGGGSNVPRDATVYELTSNTIWFLEQLQEHCDTIGGLLQTEATYTNDLDRISSHKALSVEQKNKALLGIYVRKVLAELNYTIATKSEQYGDSATKQLFKLNNTHYILKSLQRSNLIDIVSLTEHDCERRYEKMIQDLKKAYLASWSKLLSFISPLDDMPRPINGKVKDKERATIKERFSNFNKELDEAVKTQRAISVPDVLLREGIKRDNLEHIVPHYNTFFEVYSDVQFSKTPEKYVKYRPSDVTSMLNSFYDDTI; this comes from the exons atgaGTACACTGGAAAACACTCTGCAGATAGAGATCAAGTTGGAGAAG GAGAAAACAAACCAAGCTCTCCTGAAAGATCATGTCGAAAAGTACTCCGAGCTAACACAATCCATGTCGAAGATACTGAACTCGTTTGAGCAAAGACTCGGTAAGCTGGAGCAAACGATTCTGCCGGTCTATAATATCACGAAAAACCttcagaaacagcagcaaa ATCTCGATAGTACTCTGCAGTATATGGAACAAGTGCTATCGCACTACGATGCCTCACAGGATGTGTGTAACCTCATACACCAAGGACCGTCGGAGGGCAACATTGGCTCCTTCCTTGACGGGTTAAATAAGTTGAAAAAAGCGAAGGACTACTTTCTCAACAACAACCCACAGAGCGTCGAGCTGGAGAATGTGACCAGCCTGTTCAACAACGGGTGCGAAACGCTCAACAATCACTTCAAATCGCTGCTCAAGAAACACAACGCACCCCTAAAACCGGTCGATCTGCTGGACATGATCTACATCGAGGAGGATTCATCGAACGAGGACTGCCCGTCCATCAAGCAGTTGCCCCAGAACACAAGAGAGGAGCTGAACGTGATAGCCCAGTGGTTGGATAACAATTTGCGCCGGGAGTATGTGCAAATCTTTGGCGATGAGCGATCGGAGGTCATCATGCGCTCATTACAAAATTTGAAAGATCATCAGAAGAGTGGCAGCTGGGGCAATGAACCGCTAAAGGTGCGCCACTCGTACGGTCGTCCGGAATCGGGCGCCAAAAAGACCACATCGGCACGATTGCAGCAAAT ATTCGAACGGAAGGCTAACAAAATGTTGATGAAAGCATCCCAAACACTCGGCCAATCGGCTGGGCTAGCGATGCGAAAGAATTCCTCCTTCGGTGACATCCTGGCGGCGGAAGAGTATGGGAACGACAACGATCAGGAGATGGAAAAGTATCTGGTACTGTTGCTCGGGCTGCAGAAGCTGCTCGTCTGGGAACGGCAACTGCTGAACGACATCATTCCAACGTCCCGTCACAACGAAGTTTTCTCACGACTTTCGCAACCCTCGATCGAGATGGTGGTCAAGGATGCTGAGCAGATAACGTCAAAGGTGTTGCGGAGCATCTCTCGCAAGGAATGGTCTGCTGCGCTCGGTATTTTCTCGGCACTTAAGCACGTGCAATTACTGCAGCCTGATATTGATCGTATttgcgacgcgacgcaaaAGCAACAGTTATCCGGAGTGCTGAACCGCTTACAACAAACTGCTTCGAAGGGGTTGGAGCAGTTTATAGAATCGGTGAGGAACGAtgcaggcggtggcggtatGGTCAGCATGACATCCAGCACGATCAGCTACGGAGGAGGATCGAATGTTCCACGTGATGCTACCGTGTATGAATTAACCTCGAACACCATCTGGTTCCTGGAGCAGCTTCAGGAGCATTGCGACACGATTGGAGGATTGCTGCAAACGGAGGCAACCTATACAAACGATCTCGATCGGATCTCGTCTCACAAAGCGCTATCAGTGGAGCAAAAAAATAAGGCTCTTCTCGGAATCTACGTTC GTAAGGTGCTGGCGGAGCTCAATTATACCATCGCGACCAAATCAGAGCAATACGGTGATTCGGCAACAAAGCAGCTGTTTAAGCTGAACAATACGCACTACATACTGAAATCGCTACAACGTTCGAACCTCATCGATATCGTCTCCCTAACGGAGCACGATTGTGAACGCCGCTATGAGAAAATGATACAGGATCTAAAGAAAGCCTATTTGGCGTCATGGTCCAAACTGTTGTCCTTCATTTCGCCTCTGGACGACATGCCACGGCCTATCAATGGAAAGGTAAAAGATAAAGAAAGGGCCACCATTAAAGAGCGGTTCTCCAACTTCAACAAGGAGCTAGATGAGGCTGTGAAAACCCAGCGGGCCATCTCCGTGCCCGACGTTTTGCTTCGCGAGGGTATCAAACGGGACAACCTGGAACACATTGTGCCGCACTACAACACGTTCTTCGAGGT CTATTCTGATGTCCAATTCAGCAAAACACCAGAAAAATACGTTAAATATCGGCCCTCCGATGTAACATCGATGCTGAACAGCTTCTACGACGACACGATTTAG
- the LOC125953918 gene encoding uncharacterized protein LOC125953918, translated as MIVVERKTIDETWSYDEEHDKFNRIGQLTLASASVVASGSSFSTASTSTSEAALRFAPNLTEVLCESCQQGQQPPHCDTGGVRIPRRSIPLPYIMDLERNPVPDQLGYLVLTEDGSVHASGGELENDERRANIISTILSLTDTVDPAVFKPRSCRTISIVYPEHSYTICLSNKRIYVVKKRVSENGNSGNLGEGHSIRA; from the exons ATGATCGttgttgaaagaaaaacaatcgatGAAACTTGGTCCTACGACGAAGAACACGACAAG TTTAATCGGATCGGCCAGCTTACACTAGCTAGTGCCTCGGTAGTTGCTAGCGGTTCCAGCTTCTCGACGGcgtccacctccacctccgaGGCGGCGCTCCGTTTCGCTCCGAACCTAACGGAGGTACTCTGTGAGTCGTGCCAGCAAGGCCAACAGCCGCCTCACTGTGATACCGGCGGTGTAAGGATTCCGCGGCGCAGCATCCCGCTACCATACATAATGGATCTGGAACGTAATCCGGTCCCTGATCAGCTGGGATACCTTGTTCTGACGGAGGATGGCAGCGTACACGCTTCCGGAGGCGAGCTGGAGAACGATGAGCGACGAGCAAACATAATCTCAACGATTCTATCGCTTACGGACAC CGTCGATCCGGCAGTCTTCAAGCCACGATCGTGTCGAACGATATCGATCGTTTACCCGGAGCATAGCTACACCATTTGCCTTTCAAACAAACGTATTTATGTGGTGAAAAAGCGAGTCAGCGAGAACGGGAACAGTGGCAATCTAGGGGAAGGGCACTCGATTCGGGCTTAA
- the LOC125953914 gene encoding 39S ribosomal protein L46, mitochondrial produces MRFLTNRSVANVARLLVTRATSTQTGTTAAKPDQRWDLYAGVLVERLPIVSKTLEPLEVSFKDMLSQIELEKSLKSNHELRKEVEKRQLELLKAGKIDLDSEALKQTAQDLEDAYNDEFSKFKPAPRVTQADHKNDTQSLERKLEETLVLLVEQKLGNKNHFLLPQGLHKAGESLRETAERTLKEYCGESLQVMFYGNAPVGFYKYKYPAEARTNTVGAKVFFFRSVLKQKPGSISNSKLKHKWLSQGELQKQLNDSYYQSVSQFLV; encoded by the exons ATGAGGTTTTTAACgaaccgatcggtggccaaCGTGGCCAGACTGCTAGTGACCCGAGCGACATCAACACAAACCGGTACTACCGCGGCCAAACCAGATCAACGATGGGATCTCTACGCCGGTGTGCTCGTCGAACGATTACCGATCGTGTCCAAAACTTTGGAGCCTTTGGAGGTCTCCTTTAAG GACATGCTGAGTCAGATCGAGCTGGAGAAAAGCCTCAAGTCAAACCACGAGCTAAGAAAGGAAGTGGAAAAGCGCCAATTGGAGCTCCTGAAGGCTGGTAAAATCGATCTGGATTCGGAAGCGTTAAAACAGACTGCTCAAGACCTGGAAGATGCCTATAACGATGAGTTTTCCAAGTTCAAACCGGCTCCACGAGTCACCCAGGCCGATCACAAGAACGATACGCAATCGCTCGAGCGTAAGCTGGAGGAAACGCTAGTATTGCTGGTGGAGCAAAAGCTGGGCAATAAGAACCACTTTTTGCTTCCGCAAGGCCTCCACAAAGCCGGCGAATCGCTACGGGAAACGGCCGAGCGTACGCTGAAGGAATACTGTGGCGAATCGCTGCAGGTCATGTTTTACGGGAACGCCCCGGTAGGATTCTACAAGTACAAATACCCCGCTGAGGCTCGAACGAATACCGTCGGTGCCAAAGTGTTCTTTTTCCGTAGCGTGCTAAAGCAGAAACcgggcagcatcagcaacagcaagctaAAACACAAGTGGCTAAGCCAAGGAGAGCTACAGAAGCAACTGAACGACTCGTACTATCAAAGTGTTTCGCAGTTTCTCGTCTGA
- the LOC125953919 gene encoding DAZ-associated protein 2: MNNKGTASGYAYDAAQQAAYQQYVNGQMPMHAQLPPSYNSVVTSMTPTYAGYPQAMVPQPFYSNSWSMSPSGQPQFAPPPPPYGATPGAVAAIPAQTVHHPQMYQYQLAAAPPPQAQPPQMYQTQMYPVQTAMFDSGARFGKSGGTPTIPPPPPGMGPNAAQLASMQGQQVVVAKKKNNFLHGGNGSGYTFW; encoded by the exons ATGAACAACAAAGGAACCGCCAGCG GATACGCTTACGATGCTGCGCAGCAGGCCGCGTATCAGCAGTACGTGAACGGTCAG ATGCCGATGCATGCACAGCTGCCTCCCTCGTATAATTCGGTGGTCACAAGCATGACCCCAACGTACGCCGGGTATCCCCAAGCGATGGTACCCCAACCGTTCTACAGTAACAGCTGGAGTATGAGTCCGTCCGGTCAGCCACAGTTtgccccgccaccaccaccgtacgggGCCACTCCGGGCGCCGTTGCCGCGATCCCGGCTCAGACGGTCCACCATCCGCAAATGTATCAGTATCAGCTGGCCGCAGCACCCCCACCACAAGCACAGCCACCACAAATGTATCAAACTCAGATGTATCCGGTTCAA ACTGCCATGTTCGATTCTGGTGCCCGCTTTGGTAAGTCAGGTGGAACACCAACgattccaccgccaccaccgggcatGGGTCCGAATGCGGCCCAGCTGGCTTCGATGCAGGGGCAGCAGGTAGTAgtggcgaagaaaaagaacaatttTCTGCACGGTGGTAACGGGAGCGGCTACACGTTCTGGTGA
- the LOC125953913 gene encoding protein sarah, which translates to MSHTQQHNAVADPATPDDEHHFINPTDGLPNEHPALPSAYDSDNESNPVDDDLLDDLPTSIIVTNIHSEVFASDELKARLEQLFRTFSDNTTFQWLKSFRRLRVNYDTAIAAANARIQLHQYPFGKSVINCYLAQPVTPVSNPNLKPPAPVKQFLISPPASPPAGWEPAEEAEPLVNHDLLAALASLTPGESHEIHAQSEHHPGIIVHTAGQQPGVVEVSAENEEDEDEEGGRSKSSTPGRGSSFEDDDPDKENAVLTNVRKPRIMQTRCPERKNSN; encoded by the coding sequence ATGTCACATACACAGCAGCATAACGCAGTGGCGGATCCGGCGACGCCGGATGATGAGCACCACTTCATCAATCCCACCGATGGCCTACCGAATGAGCATCCGGCCCTACCGAGCGCCTACGATTCCGACAACGAATCCAACccggtcgatgatgatctgctagACGATCTGCCGACCTCGATCATCGTTACTAATATCCACTCGGAGGTGTTTGCCAGCGATGAGCTGAAGGCACGGCTCGAGCAGCTGTTTCGTACGTTCTCCGACAACACCACGTTCCAGTGGTTGAAGAGCTTTCGGCGGTTGCGCGTTAACTATGACACGGCGATCGCGGCGGCCAATGCACGCATACAGCTGCATCAGTATCCGTTCGGCAAGTCCGTCATCAACTGCTATCTGGCGCAACCGGTGACGCCGGTGTCGAACCCAAACCTCAAACCACCGGCCCCGGTAAAGCAGTTTCTGATTTCGCCACCAGCGTCCCCACCGGCCGGCTGGGAACCGGCCGAGGAAGCGGAACCATTGGTGAACCATGATCTGCTCGCAGCCCTGGCGAGTCTGACACCGGGCGAAAGCCATGAAATCCATGCCCAGTCGGAGCACCATCCGGGTATTATCGTGCATACTGCTGGGCAGCAGCCGGGCGTGGTTGAAGTGTCTGCAGAGaatgaagaagacgaagacgaagagggAGGGCGCAGCAAATCGTCCACACCGGGCAGGGGTAGCAGCttcgaggatgatgatccCGACAAGGAGAATGCCGTCCTGACGAACGTCCGCAAACCTCGCATCATGCAGACGCGCTGTCCGGAGCGCAAGAACTCCAACTAG